Part of the Subtercola frigoramans genome, GCAGCAGCTTCGGGGACTCTGGCGTCGGAGGGCTGGCCCGGCATCCGGAGGTCGAGCCCGGCATTCACGGCCTCGACGGGGTCGTGAACGGCACCCCAATCCGAGATGACGACGCCCTCGTAGCCCCACTCGGAGCGCAGGACCTCGGTGAGGAGCCAGTGGTTCTCCGAAGCGTAGACGCCGTTGATCTTGTTGTAGGCAGACATGATGCTCCACGGTGTCGACTCCCGGAGCATGATCTGGAATGCGCGGAGGTAGATCTCCCTGATTGCGCTCTGGTCGATCTCCGCGCTGACGCGCATGCGGTCAGTCTCCTGGTTGTTCGCAGCGAAGTGCTTCGCACAGGCCGCCACAGCGGCCGACTGCAGCCCGTTCACCGCTGCAGCCGCGAGGACCCCAGCCAGGAGAGGGTCTTCGGAGTAATACTCGAAGTTCCTGCCGCACAAGGGGCTCCGCTTGATGTTGAGACCCGGGCCGAGCACCACGTCGACGCCCGCGGCTTTGGCCTCGCGCCCCAGCGCACGCCCGATCTCGCGGATCAGGCCGGTGTCCCAGGAGGAGGCGACCGTGACCGCGGGAGGGAAGCACGTTGCTGGGGCGCTCCGCTCCAGCCCGAGATGATCAGGGTTCGCGTCGTCCTGCACCCGCAGGCCATGCGGGCCGTCGGCCATGCGGAGCGACCGCACCCGGTGCGAGGGCAGAGCGGCTGAGGTCCAGTAGTCGACCCCCGTCGTGAGACTCGTCAGTTGTTCCACCGACGGGAGGGGTCGGTGTGCAGGTTCACCCTTCGACATTCAGGCACCCCCGCCTGGGCGTGTGGCACCCTGCGCATCGCTCTGTTCGCGCATCAGTTGCACCCGCGCTTGGCGACGTTCGAGCTGGGCATCAGGGTCTGGAACAGGAGCGGCGAGGAAGAGGCGTTGGGTGTACGGGTGATGTGGATGCGAGGTCACCTGGTCGCCTTCGCCGTTCTCGACGATCTCGCCCCGGTAGACGACGGCCACGCGGTGGCTGACGTGCCTTACCACCGAGAGGTCGTGCGAGATGAAGAGGTAGGCGACTCCCGTGCGTTCCTGGATTTCGATGAAGAGATCGAGTACGCGCGCCTGGGTCGAGAGATCGAGCGCCGAGACTGGCTCGTCGCAGACGATGAGCTTCGGTTCGAGTGCCAACGCGCGAGCGATGGCTATTCTCTGTCGTTGGCCGCCGGAGAATTCCCGGGGAAGCCTCGTTCGCGCGTCGGAGGGCAGCCCCACACGATCGAGCAAGTCCTTGACCCTGGCCGATGCCTCGCGTCGCGTGGCGCCGCGCGCCGACAGAGGTTCGCCGAGGATCGCCTCGATGTTCATCGACGGATTCAGCGACGAGTACGGGTCCTGGAAGACGACCTGGATGTCCGCGGCAAGCGAGCGACGCGCCTTCTTGCCGAGGTGGCTGATGTCTCTGCCTTCGAACGCGATGCTTCCTCCCGAGACGGGAGCCAGGCCGAGCACCGCTCGTCCCAGGGTGCTCTTTCCTGAGCCGGATTCGCCGACCACACCCAGCGTCTCCCCGGGTCGAATGTCGAGGGAGACCCCCTTCAGGGCGTGGAAGGGCTTCGCACGGAACCCTTTGCCGGGATAGCTGACGTGCAGGTCGTTGACGGCGAGGAGTGTATTCATCGTGTGACACCTTTGCGAGGTTCCGCATACGGAGGGCGGGCTGGGCCATCCTCCAGAATCGCGTTCAGAAGGGATTGGGTGTACGGATGCGCGGGGCTCTTGAGGATCACACGCACAGGGCCCTGCTCCACGAAGTATCCCTCCTTCATGACGGTGACCCTGTCGCAGAGATCCGCCACGACACCGAAGTTGTGGGTGACGAGAAGCATCGCCATGCCTTGTTCTCGTTGAAGATCACGCAGTAGATCCAGTACCTCCGCCTGCACCGTCACATCCAGCGCCGTCGTCGGTTCGTCAGCGATGATGAGGTCGGGTTCGAGCGAGACTGCCCCGGCGATAAGTACGCGCTGGGCCATCCCGCCTGAAATCTCGAAGGGATAGGAGTCGAAGGTCTTCCGCGGGTCGGGGATGCCGACACGCGAAAGAAGATCGAGCGACCGGGCGGTTGCCGCAGACCGGCTCAGCCCGAGCGTCTTCCTGAGCGGTTCGACCAGTTGGGACCCGATGGTCACCGAAGCATCGAGATTCGACATGGGTTCCTGGGGAACGTAGCCGATACGCTTGCCCCGGAGTCGCTGGAGGGTGCGTTCCGACGCGGACTGCACTTCTGCGCCGTCGAAGATCACAGTCCCCCCGGAGATATGGCCACCCGGAGGCAGCAGTCCAAGCACGGCGAAGGCCGTCTGGGTCTTCCCCGATCCGGATTCGCCAACGAGTCCGTGGACTTCACCGGGACGGATGTCGAGACTGACACCGTGCACGACCTCCACCGATCCGCCGGCCGGTTGGTCGTACGACACCGTGAGCTTGCTGACCGAGAGAATAGGCTGTGACGCTTCTCGTCGGGAATGAGCGTCGTCGTCGTGGACGATGGCGGGGGCAACACGCGGCACGACACCGAACTGTTCGAAATCGTCGTCGGTGCCCCGCGTCGACATGCTCGTCGTGACAGCAGCGATGGACCCGGTCGCAGTGAGCACGGCACGCTTGCGGAGGCGTCGCACAATAGGCACTCTCTGCAACTCGTCACGCAGCAAGTTGGAAAACAGGGTCAGAGCGATGCACGTGAGTGCGATTGCCGCGATCGGCCAGACCATCAGCCACGGCGCGCTGTACATGTTCGAGAAGGCGTCGTTGAGCATGCCACCCCAGGTCGGCACACTCAGATCGCCCAGACCGAGGAACTCCAGCCCCGACTGGATGGCGATCGCGATGCTCATGACGACTGCCGATTGAATCAGGATGGGAGCGCGCACCACCGACAGGATGTGCCGCCCGATGATGCGCAGGTCGGACAGGCCGGCCACTCGGGCGGCGTCGACGTAGAGTTCCCCGCGAACCGCACCCACCGCAGCGTAGACGAGCCGGAAGAATGCCGGCGCGAGCAGAATTCCGAAGATGACCATCGCGAGCCAGATCGTCGGGCCGAAGACTGCCCGTGCCGCGAGGAGCACCATGATGCCGGGGAGCGCCATGACCAGGGACGTCAGCCACGAAGCCACAAGGTCGAACCAACCACGGTAGTAGCTGGCGAGCAGACCCGCGATCACTCCGATCAGCAGGGCGGTGATCAGTGCCACGAGCGCCGCAGCGATGCTGGTCTGGGTGGCGACGAGCAAGCGCGAGAAGACGTCCCGGCCAGAACTGTCAGCGCCGAGCAGGTGGTCTGCACTCGGTGGAGCGAGGATGAGCTGTAAGGAGGCCTTGTTGGCGTCGAGCGGAGCAATGAAGCGGCCGAAGATCGCGACGAGGCCGATGAGCGAGAGAAACGCGATCGTCGCAATTCCGACGGGGCGACGGACGACGCGACGAAGCAGTGTGGCGTTGGCGACCTGGCTCGGAGCGACTGTGGGGAGCGGAACGGCGGTCATGAGAGTCTCACCTTCGGGTTGAGGCCTGCCTGGGCGATGTCGATGAGCAGGTTCACGATGATCACGATGATGGCGGTGACGATCACGACTCCCATGACGACTGGGGTGTCGCTCTGCATGGCCGCCTGAACGGTGAGCTGGCCGATCCCTGGCAGGGCGAAGATCTGCTCGATGACCACAGCGCCGCCGAGCATCCCGACGAATTGCACAGAGAGCACGGCCAAAGCAGGTCCTCCGGCATTTCTCAGAACGTGGCGGTAGACGACGCGATTCGACGAGAGACCGCGGCTTCGAAGGGTACGAACGTAATCACGGGACAGGGCGTCGATGACCGAGCCACGGATCTGCTGGGAGACCGTGGCGATCGCACCGAGCGACAGAGCGATCATCGGTAGCGTCACCGAGGCGATCCACGCCGGGAACGACACCGTCAACGGCACGAACCCGGTGGCTTTGAACCAACCGAGGTTGATCGCGAAGACCAGAACGAGAACGAGCGCCACGACGAAGTTCGGGATCGCGTAGCCGATCACTGAGACAACCTGCACGACCGAGTCGATCCACCCGCCCTTCCTGGCCGCAAGGACTCCGAGAAGCACCGAGACGATTGCCGCGAGCAGGACGGCGCCGATGACGATGGACAAGGTCACCGGGAGGCGGGTTGCGATGTCGATCGACACGGATTGGCTGGTGAACCACGACTTACCCAGCTGGCCGGTCAGCGCACCGCCGAGCCAGTCGAAGTACTGCACGATGAACGGCCTGTCCAGCCCCAGCTGGTGGGCCTTCAGTGCGACCGTGTCTGCGGCGGCATTCTCCCCTAGAATCCGACGCGCGATGTCTCCGGCACCGAGATAGAGCAGGGAGAAGGCAACGAACGAGACCGCGAACAGGAGCACGATTCCGGCCGCGATACGTCTGATGAGAAATGTGAGCATCGATCCGTCCGACTTTCAGGGGTCCGGTCCGCCTGTAGGGCGGACCGGACAATATGTGTTTCTGCCTACTTCTGCTGGAAGTCGTACAGGTTCGGATAGACGTTCGTTGGGAGCATCTTCACGGTGGTGTGGGCATCGGTGGCGATGCTGTTCTGCGGCCGGAAGAACGGCGCGAACCAGGCCTGGTCGACGATGTACTTGTTGAGTTCGGTTGCGGCTTGGTCTCTCTCGGTCTGCGTGCCGAACTGCATGGACTTCAGGTACCCATCGACCGTCGCATCCTGGTAGTGGAACGGATTCCAGGTCGCGGTCGGCGAGATCATGAACTGTGCGACCTGCCAGTCTCCGCCCTGCTCGAGATTGATGTACCCGGCCGGGTACTTCGCCGCGACCAGATCAGCGATGTAGTTGTTCCCGGCATCGGTGTAGTTGACGGTGATGCCGACATCACTGAACAACTGCTGGAGCAGGGTGTATGCCGCTGGCGGAATAGAGGGGCTGGTGGGCAGGTTGAGCGTGAACCCGCTGGCGTAGCCCGCTGTAGAGAGAAGCTGCTTCGCCTTAGCCGGGTCGTAGGAATACGTGCTGTCTAGCGCGGAATCGAAGGCGGTTGATCGCGAGGGGAACACCTGCTCGGTGACCGTGCCGGCACCCTTCTGCAATGCCTGCAGAAGACCTGGCCGGTCGAGAGCGTAGTTGATCGCCTGGCGGACCCGAACGTCTCCGAGCGCAGGAACCATCGTTCCGGCACGATCGAAGAGCAGAAGACCCCCGACGTTGATCTCTCCAGCGTTGACGGTCCAGCCTGACGCCTGCACCTCGGCGAGGTTGAGGTTCGACGCCAGGCGCACACCGTTCGCCTCGCCGGATTTGATGATGTTCAGCGCAGCGGTCTGGTCGGCCACTGTGTTGACGACTACCTTGTCATAATGCTGGATGGCGGGATCCCAGTAGTTCGGGTTCTTCGTGTACACGTAGCTCGTGCCGATCACCGTGGATGCGGTGTCCATGATGTAAGGCCCTGATCCGATCGGGTCTGTGGCAAGTGCTGCCGCATCGGCCGCGATCGCCTGTCCGCTCGCGATGAGGCCGGCCTCCCTCGTGAGGTACGTCACCAGGGCCGGGTCCGGGTCGGTGAGATTGATCACGACGGTCTGAGCATCAGGAGTGTCGATAGAGGCGACGTTCCGCAGTGCCGAAGCAGTGGATGATGTGCCGGCCTTGAATCGTTCGAGATTCGTCTTCACGACCTCAGACGTGAGGGCCGAGCCGTCGGAGAACTTCACGTCGTTGCGCAGAGTGAGCGTCAGCGCGGTGTTCGCATCGTTGTACTGCCAGGCGCTGGCAAGGAACGGCTTGATCGTGCCGTCTGCATCGGCCAGCAGAAGCGTGTCGTATGCCGCCTGGAAATACGGGGTCTGGTTCGCCCACTCGGCACCGGATGCATCCAGCGTCTTCGGCGCGACCGTTGCGACGAGCGTGAGGGTGCCTCCGGTGGCGCCGCTGCTGTCGCTTGTTGTTGGTGACCCAGAGCACGCACTGAGCGCTAGAACAGCTGCCAAGGCGAGGGCTGCTGTGACCTTCCTACGGAACATTCTTTGTCCTCCTTCAGGACGCTTCACTGCGTCGATTCGCCACGCTAACACGAAAACAAGCATGACTGTAGGTTTTGGAGGACGCGATCTATACAGATTGGGAATGATTCCGGTTGTAGCCCGAATGGGTGTCGTTTCTAGCGGGTTGATCCGCTGGCGAAATGGAGCTGCGAGCGGGCCTCATCGAGGGTCTCCAAGATCTGCACGGTCTCGTCCAAGGAGTGAAGCGGCGACTCGGTGCGGCCCTCCCCCACGAAGGTCGCAAGCGCTGTCGCCTCC contains:
- a CDS encoding ATP-binding cassette domain-containing protein, whose translation is MNTLLAVNDLHVSYPGKGFRAKPFHALKGVSLDIRPGETLGVVGESGSGKSTLGRAVLGLAPVSGGSIAFEGRDISHLGKKARRSLAADIQVVFQDPYSSLNPSMNIEAILGEPLSARGATRREASARVKDLLDRVGLPSDARTRLPREFSGGQRQRIAIARALALEPKLIVCDEPVSALDLSTQARVLDLFIEIQERTGVAYLFISHDLSVVRHVSHRVAVVYRGEIVENGEGDQVTSHPHHPYTQRLFLAAPVPDPDAQLERRQARVQLMREQSDAQGATRPGGGA
- a CDS encoding dipeptide/oligopeptide/nickel ABC transporter permease/ATP-binding protein produces the protein MTAVPLPTVAPSQVANATLLRRVVRRPVGIATIAFLSLIGLVAIFGRFIAPLDANKASLQLILAPPSADHLLGADSSGRDVFSRLLVATQTSIAAALVALITALLIGVIAGLLASYYRGWFDLVASWLTSLVMALPGIMVLLAARAVFGPTIWLAMVIFGILLAPAFFRLVYAAVGAVRGELYVDAARVAGLSDLRIIGRHILSVVRAPILIQSAVVMSIAIAIQSGLEFLGLGDLSVPTWGGMLNDAFSNMYSAPWLMVWPIAAIALTCIALTLFSNLLRDELQRVPIVRRLRKRAVLTATGSIAAVTTSMSTRGTDDDFEQFGVVPRVAPAIVHDDDAHSRREASQPILSVSKLTVSYDQPAGGSVEVVHGVSLDIRPGEVHGLVGESGSGKTQTAFAVLGLLPPGGHISGGTVIFDGAEVQSASERTLQRLRGKRIGYVPQEPMSNLDASVTIGSQLVEPLRKTLGLSRSAATARSLDLLSRVGIPDPRKTFDSYPFEISGGMAQRVLIAGAVSLEPDLIIADEPTTALDVTVQAEVLDLLRDLQREQGMAMLLVTHNFGVVADLCDRVTVMKEGYFVEQGPVRVILKSPAHPYTQSLLNAILEDGPARPPYAEPRKGVTR
- a CDS encoding ABC transporter permease: MLTFLIRRIAAGIVLLFAVSFVAFSLLYLGAGDIARRILGENAAADTVALKAHQLGLDRPFIVQYFDWLGGALTGQLGKSWFTSQSVSIDIATRLPVTLSIVIGAVLLAAIVSVLLGVLAARKGGWIDSVVQVVSVIGYAIPNFVVALVLVLVFAINLGWFKATGFVPLTVSFPAWIASVTLPMIALSLGAIATVSQQIRGSVIDALSRDYVRTLRSRGLSSNRVVYRHVLRNAGGPALAVLSVQFVGMLGGAVVIEQIFALPGIGQLTVQAAMQSDTPVVMGVVIVTAIIVIIVNLLIDIAQAGLNPKVRLS
- a CDS encoding ABC transporter substrate-binding protein → MFRRKVTAALALAAVLALSACSGSPTTSDSSGATGGTLTLVATVAPKTLDASGAEWANQTPYFQAAYDTLLLADADGTIKPFLASAWQYNDANTALTLTLRNDVKFSDGSALTSEVVKTNLERFKAGTSSTASALRNVASIDTPDAQTVVINLTDPDPALVTYLTREAGLIASGQAIAADAAALATDPIGSGPYIMDTASTVIGTSYVYTKNPNYWDPAIQHYDKVVVNTVADQTAALNIIKSGEANGVRLASNLNLAEVQASGWTVNAGEINVGGLLLFDRAGTMVPALGDVRVRQAINYALDRPGLLQALQKGAGTVTEQVFPSRSTAFDSALDSTYSYDPAKAKQLLSTAGYASGFTLNLPTSPSIPPAAYTLLQQLFSDVGITVNYTDAGNNYIADLVAAKYPAGYINLEQGGDWQVAQFMISPTATWNPFHYQDATVDGYLKSMQFGTQTERDQAATELNKYIVDQAWFAPFFRPQNSIATDAHTTVKMLPTNVYPNLYDFQQK